The DNA sequence GCTTGACGCCGAACGCCGCGTCGTCGGCGAGGTACGGGCCGTCGGCCGGGAAGAGCTGGGTGACCAGCGTCTCGTACCCCTCCGCCGCGATCCTGAAATGGATGTGCGCCGGCCGGAAGGGATGTCGCCCGGTCGCGTTCAGCAGTTCTCCCACCGGGCCGCCTGCCGGGATCGGGTAGTGGGACGGCAGGATCGACCGGAAGGCGAAGCGGCCCCGGCCGTCGGCGCGGAAGCGCGCCCGCAGCGTCGGTTCCGTCAGTTCCGGGCGCTGCATGTCGTAGTAGCCGTTCTCGTCCGCCTGCCAGACATCGACGACGGCGTTTGCGAGCGGCCGCCCGTCGCCGGACGACACGGAGCCTTCTACATGGAGGCGCTCGCCCGGCTGCCCCCGCGCCATGTCGGCGCCAAGCGGCAATTCGGGGGCGTCGGCGGCGTGGAACGGGCCGGGCGGAGCGGTCTCGGTGGTTCCCCCGGCTGTCGGGTGGTTGATGGAATCGACCAGCATGGTGACGCCGAGCACGTCCGACAGCAGGACGAATTCCTGGCGTCCCTCGGTGCAGGCCCGGCCGGCGCGGGCCAGGAATTCGAGCGCGGCGCCCCACTCCTCGACCGTGAGCTCGACGTCTTGCACGAAGCCGTGCAGGTGCCGCACGAGGCTCGCAATGACGGCCTTCAGGCGCGGATCGCCGGTGTCGGCGAACCGGTCGATCACCTCCCGCGTGAGGGAGTTCCCGTCGAGATCCGTCATGAAATCCGGCATGGCGGCCGTCACCCGGGAATCATGACGCCCAGATAGGGCGCTGTCGGCTTCTCGGACGGGCCGGCAAGGTCCGGCACCTTGTGCTGCACCGGCTTGAGGCTCCTGAGATAGGCCGCAAGGGCCTGGGCATCGGCGTCGGTGAGCTTGCCGTAGCTGTGATAGGGCATCACCGGGGCCAGGACACGGCCATCCGGGCGGACGCCGGTGCGGACGGCCGTGACGATGTCGGCCTCGCTCCAGCGACCGAGGCCGGTTTCCGGCTCCGGAGTCAGGTTGGGCGGGTAGAAGGTTCCGAGTCCCGGGACTTGGAATCCTACCTCGGAGCCGCCGAGGTGACGCTGCGGATCGGGCTTTCCCAGCAGTGCCCCGGTGGTATGGCAGCCGCCGCAATCCATGATGGATGCTAGATATTCGCCCCGCTTCACGGTCTCCTCCGCGGCGGTCGGCGAGGTCGTCACGAGGGCCGCGCCGAGCAGCAGCGAGGTGGCGGCGGCACCGGCGGTCAGAATAGTGCGCATGGTCCGAAAATCCCTTGATCATCGTTGGATGACCGGAGTCTTACCGCGCGCGGCTTTCCCGGGCTCTCGCCGGACTTTTCCTGAACTGTCCGGAATTTTCCCGGATCTCCTACTCGGGCACCCCGGCTTTCCTGAGCCCTTCGATGAACACGTCGCGGTGGGCGAACTTGCCCAGGTTGCGGCGGAGCACGCTCAGGCAGAGGGGGGGACCCACCCTGTTGCGGATCTCGATGAACTCCCGGGCCTCGTCCAGCAGGCCCAGGTGGCCGCAGCAGCTGATCAGGGTGTTGTAGTGCCCGGAATATTCCGCGAAGGAGGAGACCGAGGCCCGTAGGAAGGGCAGCGCCTCCTCGAAATGCTGCGCCCCCAGGAGCGCCAAGCCGTGGATCGCCGTGTAGAGCCCGGAGAAGCCGTCCAGCGGGCTCATGCGCAGCGCGCGGCCGGTCTCGGCGATCGCCTCGTCGAAATGGCCTGCCCGCAGGAGCGCCCAGCCCAGCGCCGTGCGGCCGAGCGCGAAGCTCGGGTGGAGGCCGAGCGCGGTCCGGAGCTCCCCCAGGGCCCTCTCGTGCTGGCCCGCCGTGCTGAGGCACAGCCCCGAGACCATCCGGGCCCACGGATCGCTGGGATCGAGGGAAAGCGCATCCTGGGCATGTCCGGCCGCCTGACGGTAGCCCTCGCGCGCGTCGGGAAACCAGTAGCAGAGCGCCGCCCACCACAGCGCCCAGCTCAGCAGCGCGTGAGCGCGGGCATAGCCCGGCTCGATCGCGACGGCATGGCGCAGCAGGGCCTGGGCGTCCTCGTTCTGCCGGCGCCCCACCCGGTTGATCAGGCCCATGGCCCGCACGACCAACCCCCAGGCGTCGATGCTTTCCGGCGCCCTGCTGGAGACCCGGAACCCTTCCTCGGCGTAAAGGTGGGGCTCCACCGCGGCGACCACGCGCTCCGTGATGTCGTCCTGGACCGCGAAGATGTCCTGGAGGTCGCGGTCGTACCGCTCCGCCCAGATGTGCTTTCCCGTCTCGGCGTCGACCAGCTGGCCGGTGATGCGGATGCGCAGGCCCGCCGTCCTGACGCTCCCCTCCAGGACGTAGCGCACCCCGAGGTCCCGGGCGACCTGCCGGACGTCGGCCGGCCTGCCCTTGTAGACGAAGGAGGAGTTGCGGGAGATGACGAACAGCCAGCGCAGCCGCGCCAGCGCCGTGATGATGTCCTCGGTGATGCCGTCGGCGAGATATTCCTGCTCGGGATCACAGCTCATGTTGGCGAAGGGCAGGACCGCGATCGAAGGCTTGCCGTGGATCGTCGCCTCGGCGGGACCCGCGGCCGGCGCCGCGTGCCGGTCCGGTTCCCCTGCCGGACGGAAGGACAGTTTCGTATGGTTCTCCACGATGGAGAGCGTCTTGTCGGAGAACAAACCTATCAGCAGCTTGTCGACCGTGGATTTTCCCAACTTCGTCTTGAAGGCGAACTGCTCCCGCGACAGCCTTTCACGGGCAAGATAGTTCCTGATCGTCGCTGCGATACGCTTCTTGTCTTCCAACACCGCCCTCCGATGTCGGCAGAGGTCGCCCCTTTCGGAAAGATGCCGGCCATTATCCGGAAAATCCAGACATATTCCGGATAGACCCGCGGAAACGAAACAGGCGTACAAGAAGGGCGTTCCGGGACCGGCGACCCCGTTCCGCAAGAAAACCCAGGACTTCGCCGCCGGCATCCCGATGCCCTGGAAGTGGAGGAACAAAGGATGACAAGCCTGTTCGAGACCGCCGCACCTGAATTTCTTCCCGATCGGCCGATCTCCGTCGACCCGGACCTGCCTTCGCCGGCTCCCCTGATGGCCCTCTCGACCGGTTTCTGGGGCTTCAAGACCCTGGCTGCGGCCCATGAGATGGATCTCTTCACCCGGCTGGCAGGCGGGGCGAGCACGACATGCCTGGAACTCGCCGAGGCGCTCGGGATACTTCCCCGTCCGGCGGAAATGCTGCTGACCGGGTGCGCGGCCCTCGGCCTCCTGGAGAAGCGCGGCGGCCGATACCGTAACGCGCCCATCAGCGAGTCCTATCTCGTGCGCGGCAAGCCCGATTATTTCGGCGGCTGGATCGAGATGGCCGACAAGCGGCTCTATGCCGGCTGGGGCAAGCTCGCCGAGGCGATCCGCACGAACCGGCCGACGACGTGGGATCCGGCCGTGCAGTCCTCGATCTTCGACGCCGAGGACCCGACGATGCTGGCCCTCTTCTGGGAGGCGATGCACGCGCTCTCGACCATGACCGCGCGCCGGCTCGGGGAGGCGGTGGACCTCGGCCGCTTCCGGCATCTCCTGGATATCGGCGGCGGCTCCGGCGCCTACGACATCGAGCTCTGCCGGCGCTATCCCCATCTTCGCGCAACCGTGTTCGACCTGCCCCACGTGACCGCGATCGCCGCCGGCAAGATCGCGCTGGCCGGGCTGGGCGGGAGGATCGGGACGGTTCCGGGCGATTTCTTCGGCACGGCGCCGTTCCCCGGCGGCCACGACGTCCACCTGCTCTCGATGATCCTGCACGACTGGAGCGAGGAGAAGGACCGGGCGCTGCTGCGCCGGTCCTTCGAGGCGCTGCCGAGCGGCGGCCTCGCCGTGATCAGCGAGCTTCTGGTCAACGACGACAAGACCGGCCCGGCCGCTGCCGCGCTGATGAGCCTGAACATGCTGATCGAGACGGAAGGGCGGAACTACACGCCATCCGAATACGCCGGGTGGATGGAGGATGCCGGCTTCCGCGACGTGGAGACCGTCTGGTTCGACGCGCCGGGCGCCAACGGCGCGGTCGTCGGCCGCAAGCCCTAGACCGGCGCGGGCCGTCGAACGAGGGAGGATGCGATGAGCCTGGGGATCCGAAGCACGCTTCTGTACGCCAACGTCGCCCTGATAGCCTGCTCGCTGTCGGCCGTCTCGGCGGTCGTGCTCCTCCGTCATCTCGCGGTGGTCCAGGCCGTCGCGGACCGCGAGATCGAGCAGGTCGCCAACGACGTGGCGCACCGGGTTTCCCGATTCCTGGAGAACGGCCCCGCCGTCCTGGACAGGGTGAAGTACTTCGTCGAGCACCGGGACGCTGTCCTGGGCGACACGGACCGCATGACCGACTACCTGGTGTCCGAGGCCCGGGCGAGCCCGGCGCTGACCTGGGTGAGCGTCAGCAGCGCCGGAACGGGAGAGTTCCTGGGCGTGACCCGGCGCGACGGCGCGCTCGTCCTCAACCGGTCCGATCCGACGGTCGACGGCGGGATCGCCCGTGAATGGGAATTGCGCCCCGACGGGACCCGGGTCCCTATGGAGACCGGACCCGGAGTGCCGTACGACCCCCGCGGCAAGCCATGGTACGCCCTGGGAATCGACGCGGACGAGCCGCGCTGGACGGGTGCCTACGAGTTCGCCGAGGGCAGGCCGGGCATCTCGGCGGTGGTCGGACTGAGGCATCCCGGGACGGGCAGGGCGGCGGGCGTGGCGACCGCGGATTTCCATCTCAGCGGGATCGAGAACTTCCTGGCGGACCTGCGGGTCGGGACCAGCGGGCGCGCCGCGATCGTGGCGCCCGGGTCCGGCGGCGGTCCCCTCGTGCTCGGGGCCGGTCCCGACTTTCCGGAAGAGCTGCGCGCCGCGCTGTCGGCCGCCGCCGGATTCCCCGCGGGCCGGCCCGGCGGTCAGTACCGCGCCACGGCCGGCGGGCTCGTCCTCGACAGCCGCGTCCTCACGATCGGCGGCGGCCTGAGCTGGCAACTCCTCGTCATGCTGCCCCTCGCCGACGTCGAAGGGCCGATGTGGTCCGCCACGGCGGCGGTCCTGGTGACCGCCTGCATCTTCCTCGCGGCCGGAATCGTCGCCGCGACCGTGATCGCCCATGCCATCTCCAGGCCGATCCGCCTGATGAGCCGGGATCTCGCGGCGATCGGCGACCTCCATTTCCCGGGCAGCCGGCCGGTCCGCTCTTCCATCCGCGAGATCGACGCGATGGCGCGCTCGCTCGTGCGCATGAAGGCAGCCCTGCGGTCCTTCTCGACCTACGTGCCGGTCGACGTCGTCCGGCGCGTCCTGACGAGCGGGCAGGCGGCCGAACCCGGCGGCGAACTGCGCGTGCTGACCGTCCTGGTCTCGGACCTGGCCGGCTTCACCGGAATCGCCGAAGGCATGCCGCCGGGGAAGCTGGTCGGGTACCTGGGCAAGTATTTCGGCGCCCTGGAACGGGCCGTCCAGGACGCCGGCGGCGTCGTGGACAAGTTCATGGGCGACGGCATGCTGGCCTTCTTCAATGCTCCGCACCATGTTCGCGGTCACGCGGCCCGCGCATGCGAGGCGGCGCTCGACGCGCAGCGCTCCCTCGGCCTGCTCGACCTCGAGGACGGCGACGCGCCGCCGTCCCGGACGCGCATCGGCCTCGCCACGGGAGAGGTCCTGGTCGGCAATATCGGGACGGCCCAGCGCCTGTCCTACACGGTGATCGGGGACGCTGTGAACCTGGCGTCCCGGCTGGAGATGCTGAACAAGGCCTACGGGACCGCCATCCTAGTATCGGGCGAGGTTCGACGGACTGCCGGCAGCGGCTTCGAATGGCGCCACCTCGACCGGGTCACCGTTCCCGGACGGTCGGAACCGGTGGAGCTGTACGAACTGCTGGGCCGAACGGGGGAGGTCGACGGGACGACGCTGATGGTCCGGGATCTCCACGAAGCGGCCCTGAGGCACCTGGTCGCCGGCCGGTTCGACGAGGCTGCGCATGGCTTCCGCGCCCTCCTCGACAGGGCGCCCGACGACCGCCCCGCCCGGTATCTCCTGGAGCACACCATGGGGATGCGGGCGGAACCCGCCGGCGCGGCGCCATCGAGGGACTGGCGGGGCGTGCATGTCCATCGGTCCAAGATGTGAGGACGACGGTGGTTTCTCATGCTTCCGGTCGACTTCACCGGAAGTCTCGCCGGACTTGACCAACCTTGACCGCTTGCGACACCCGGCCGATCTCCCGCGGGTCCATGGCGACCGTCGGATTGGGATTCTCGATCAGCGTCATGGGACGGCTGACGGTCCTGCCGGAACCCGGGTTATGGCGGATACGGTTCCGGCGTTTCATGTCCATCGCGCGGCGGGCGTGTGCGCCCTGAACCTTCCGGCTCCTGGCTTTCCTGATTCGCGTGTGAGAAACGGCCTTCCACGCTCCGCCGTTACAGGGCGGCCAGGATCCGCACCCAGGACCGGATCCCCTTGCGGAAGCTCTTCAGGTCGTATTTCTCGTTGGGGCTGTGGATCCGGTCGTCGCTGAGGCCGAAGCCCGCCATCACCACGTCGATCCCGAGCTTGTCCTTGATCAGCGTCGTCACCGGGATGGAGCCGCCCCCGCCCACGAAGGCGGCGTCGCGGCCCCATTCATCCGTCAAGGCGGCCTGCGTCTTCTGGAATGCCGGCGCGCCCGTGTCGAAGGCCACGGCGGTCCCGGACCCATGCTCCATGAAATCCACCCTGCAATCGGCCGGGACCCGCGCCTTGACGAAATCCCGGAAGGCCGCGCGCACCTTGTGCGGGTCCTGGTCGAACACCAGCCGGAACGAGATCTTGGCCGAGGCCTGCGCCGGGATCACCGTCTTGAAACCGGCGCCCTGATAGCCGCCGCCCATGCCGTTCACTTCGCAGGTCGGCCGCGACCAGACCATTTCGAGAGCCGAGCGTCCCTTTTCCCCCGCCGGCACCGACAGCCCGACCTCGCCCAGGAAGGCTTCCGTGGAAAAATCGAGCCTGGCCCAGCTCTCCTTCAACGCTTTGGGCAGCTCCGGCACGCCGTCGTAGAAGCCTGGGATGGTGACGCGCCCGTCGGCGGCGCGCAGGTCGGCGATGATGCGGGCCAGGATGTGGTTGGGGTTCGCCGCGGCCGAGCCGTAGAATCCCGAATGCAAATCGCGGTCGGCGGCGTGGATGGTGATCTCCTCGCCGCAGAGTCCGCGCAGGCTGGTCGTGATCGCCGGCGTGTCCGGGTCCCACATGTTGGTGTCGCAGATCAGCGCCAGATCGGCGCGCAATTCCTCCTTGTTGGCGTCCAGGAACGGCGGCAGGTTCACCCCGCCCGATTCCTCCTCGCCCTCCAGCAGGATCGTGATCGGGATCGGCAGCTTGCCCGTCACCGCCTTCCAGGCGCGGCAGGCCTCGACGAATGTCATCAGCTGTCCCTTGTCGTCCGCGGCCCCGCGCGCGACGATCATCCGGGATCCGTCCGCCCGCGTCTCGACCGAGGGCGCGAAGGGGTCGTGGTCCCACAGTTCCAGCGGATCGACCGGCTGCACGTCGTAGTGACCGTAGAACA is a window from the Skermanella sp. TT6 genome containing:
- a CDS encoding dioxygenase → MPDFMTDLDGNSLTREVIDRFADTGDPRLKAVIASLVRHLHGFVQDVELTVEEWGAALEFLARAGRACTEGRQEFVLLSDVLGVTMLVDSINHPTAGGTTETAPPGPFHAADAPELPLGADMARGQPGERLHVEGSVSSGDGRPLANAVVDVWQADENGYYDMQRPELTEPTLRARFRADGRGRFAFRSILPSHYPIPAGGPVGELLNATGRHPFRPAHIHFRIAAEGYETLVTQLFPADGPYLADDAAFGVKPSLVVACPQGAPGDAPDGSAGPWRRLAYDFVLKAQASASSVQKGAGRHVCGEGTSAGEVVLGHAHMPTIVGLADKNHADESTQVDQARENDIRG
- a CDS encoding c-type cytochrome; this encodes MRTILTAGAAATSLLLGAALVTTSPTAAEETVKRGEYLASIMDCGGCHTTGALLGKPDPQRHLGGSEVGFQVPGLGTFYPPNLTPEPETGLGRWSEADIVTAVRTGVRPDGRVLAPVMPYHSYGKLTDADAQALAAYLRSLKPVQHKVPDLAGPSEKPTAPYLGVMIPG
- a CDS encoding tetratricopeptide repeat protein, translated to MEDKKRIAATIRNYLARERLSREQFAFKTKLGKSTVDKLLIGLFSDKTLSIVENHTKLSFRPAGEPDRHAAPAAGPAEATIHGKPSIAVLPFANMSCDPEQEYLADGITEDIITALARLRWLFVISRNSSFVYKGRPADVRQVARDLGVRYVLEGSVRTAGLRIRITGQLVDAETGKHIWAERYDRDLQDIFAVQDDITERVVAAVEPHLYAEEGFRVSSRAPESIDAWGLVVRAMGLINRVGRRQNEDAQALLRHAVAIEPGYARAHALLSWALWWAALCYWFPDAREGYRQAAGHAQDALSLDPSDPWARMVSGLCLSTAGQHERALGELRTALGLHPSFALGRTALGWALLRAGHFDEAIAETGRALRMSPLDGFSGLYTAIHGLALLGAQHFEEALPFLRASVSSFAEYSGHYNTLISCCGHLGLLDEAREFIEIRNRVGPPLCLSVLRRNLGKFAHRDVFIEGLRKAGVPE
- a CDS encoding acetylserotonin O-methyltransferase; translated protein: MPSPAPLMALSTGFWGFKTLAAAHEMDLFTRLAGGASTTCLELAEALGILPRPAEMLLTGCAALGLLEKRGGRYRNAPISESYLVRGKPDYFGGWIEMADKRLYAGWGKLAEAIRTNRPTTWDPAVQSSIFDAEDPTMLALFWEAMHALSTMTARRLGEAVDLGRFRHLLDIGGGSGAYDIELCRRYPHLRATVFDLPHVTAIAAGKIALAGLGGRIGTVPGDFFGTAPFPGGHDVHLLSMILHDWSEEKDRALLRRSFEALPSGGLAVISELLVNDDKTGPAAAALMSLNMLIETEGRNYTPSEYAGWMEDAGFRDVETVWFDAPGANGAVVGRKP
- a CDS encoding adenylate/guanylate cyclase domain-containing protein; protein product: MSLGIRSTLLYANVALIACSLSAVSAVVLLRHLAVVQAVADREIEQVANDVAHRVSRFLENGPAVLDRVKYFVEHRDAVLGDTDRMTDYLVSEARASPALTWVSVSSAGTGEFLGVTRRDGALVLNRSDPTVDGGIAREWELRPDGTRVPMETGPGVPYDPRGKPWYALGIDADEPRWTGAYEFAEGRPGISAVVGLRHPGTGRAAGVATADFHLSGIENFLADLRVGTSGRAAIVAPGSGGGPLVLGAGPDFPEELRAALSAAAGFPAGRPGGQYRATAGGLVLDSRVLTIGGGLSWQLLVMLPLADVEGPMWSATAAVLVTACIFLAAGIVAATVIAHAISRPIRLMSRDLAAIGDLHFPGSRPVRSSIREIDAMARSLVRMKAALRSFSTYVPVDVVRRVLTSGQAAEPGGELRVLTVLVSDLAGFTGIAEGMPPGKLVGYLGKYFGALERAVQDAGGVVDKFMGDGMLAFFNAPHHVRGHAARACEAALDAQRSLGLLDLEDGDAPPSRTRIGLATGEVLVGNIGTAQRLSYTVIGDAVNLASRLEMLNKAYGTAILVSGEVRRTAGSGFEWRHLDRVTVPGRSEPVELYELLGRTGEVDGTTLMVRDLHEAALRHLVAGRFDEAAHGFRALLDRAPDDRPARYLLEHTMGMRAEPAGAAPSRDWRGVHVHRSKM
- a CDS encoding M20/M25/M40 family metallo-hydrolase, with product MSELDAVLARADADLDAALDRLFATLRLKSISTDPAYAAETRACAEWHAADLASIGFDASVRDTAGHPMVVAHDRSAPGTSVLFYGHYDVQPVDPLELWDHDPFAPSVETRADGSRMIVARGAADDKGQLMTFVEACRAWKAVTGKLPIPITILLEGEEESGGVNLPPFLDANKEELRADLALICDTNMWDPDTPAITTSLRGLCGEEITIHAADRDLHSGFYGSAAANPNHILARIIADLRAADGRVTIPGFYDGVPELPKALKESWARLDFSTEAFLGEVGLSVPAGEKGRSALEMVWSRPTCEVNGMGGGYQGAGFKTVIPAQASAKISFRLVFDQDPHKVRAAFRDFVKARVPADCRVDFMEHGSGTAVAFDTGAPAFQKTQAALTDEWGRDAAFVGGGGSIPVTTLIKDKLGIDVVMAGFGLSDDRIHSPNEKYDLKSFRKGIRSWVRILAAL